The following is a genomic window from Sutcliffiella horikoshii.
TTGACTGGGGCGGTCGCCTCCTAAAGAGTAACGGAGGCGCCCAAAGGTTCCCTCAGAATGGTTGGAAATCATTCGCAGAGTGTAAAGGCACAAGGGAGCTTGACTGCGAGACCTACAAGTCGAGCAGGGACGAAAGTCGGGCTTAGTGATCCGGTGGTTCCGCATGGAAGGGCCATCGCTCAACGGATAAAAGCTACCCCGGGGATAACAGGCTTATCTCCCCCAAGAGTCCACATCGACGGGGAGGTTTGGCACCTCGATGTCGGCTCATCGCATCCTGGGGCTGTAGTCGGTCCCAAGGGTTGGGCTGTTCGCCCATTAAAGCGGTACGCGAGCTGGGTTCAGAACGTCGTGAGACAGTTCGGTCCCTATCCGTCGTGGGCGCAGGAAATTTGAGAGGAGCTGTCCTTAGTACGAGAGGACCGGGATGGACGCACCGCTGGTGTACCAGTTGTCTTGCCAAAGGCATAGCTGGGTAGCTACGTGCGGACGGGATAAGTGCTGAAAGCATCTAAGCATGAAGCCCCCCTCAAGATGAGATTTCCTTTTACTTCGGTAAGTAAGATCCCTGAAAGATGATCAGGTAGATAGGTTCGAGGTGGAAGCATGGTGACATGTGCAGCTGACGAATACTAATCGATCGAGGACTTAACCCAAATAAGTATTGAAATAAGTGAACGATATGAATATCTTGATAAGAACACATTATCTAGTTTTGAAGGATCAACCTTCAACTGAATATGTCTGGTAATGATGGCGAAGAGGCCACACCCGTTCCCATACCGAACACGGAAGTTAAGCTCTTCAGCGCCGATGGTAGTTGGGGGATCTCCCCCTGTGAGAGTAGGACGTTGCCAGGCAATTTTAATGGGAAACCAGTGCTTATTTATTTAGGCACTGGTTTTTTGTGTTTTCTTTATGGAGAATGGTGGCGAAACAATGACAGAGTCCTTGGGTAAGAGGAGGATTTGTCATTGTAGAGGGTGAACGGCGCCAAAGCAACGAAGAAAAAGGAAGTTTTGTCACCGTAGAGGCGGAACAGCGCCAATACAAATGGAGTCATGAGTTCTGTCATCGTATAGTAATAGCGAACCCCCTTGCCCCACCACCAGGCCTATCATACCCGGCCCGCCCTAAGCTTACCGATGCCCCGCAACAAGTACCCCGCCCCCCGCCCTCCCATTCAATCAATCCCAAACGCACCCACCAAATACTCATGCAGATAAAAAGGAATTTTTGCAGATGTTGTTTCTAAAAACTGCTGGATCAAGGATAGATCGCTGCTGGTAAATGTATGAAGCAATTCGCCCCACCATTCTGTTTCGTATCGGCAAATCATGCTCAAGTTGTATAAAATTAGATAATGGTTAAGTATTTCCGGAAAAATAGTGAGCTTTTCTTTTTTTCTTGGAATAAACAAGGCCTCCTGTTCCAAGTGGAATAATAATGGCGAACAGTTGAGCGGCCCCTGGTTTTTGCTGCATTTAAAAAGAAGCTGGTTGTTTTTTTGTGAGTCAAATTCATAACTTGTCTGTTTTTGAAAGTACTGTTTAAATCGGTCTTGGGTCATTTTATAATCGTCTAAAATGGTTAGAGGGACTTTAATAAACTCATCTGTCATTTTTCCAACGGGAAGAAAAGGTGTTTTATTTTTGTTAATTTTTATGGTTCTTTCTAATTCAGGTATGGTAAATAGTAACTCTTGCATAGAAAATTTTGTTCCTTCTATTTGTTTCACATGGAACATTTTGTCGCTAAAGTGCGAGAATAGTCCGTTTTTCTGGATTTTCACTTCATCTTGAATAAATTCGTAACTTTGTTTTTTACGTTTTCTTGTTGAAACGCCATGAGCCAAAACAGACGTGGATTCTGGGTAGAGGGGGTCCACGGTTAATAGACAAGCTTTTATCAATTGAACCATTCCATAAAACAAGAGGACTGGTTTAATGGAAGTGGGAGTATTGCTTGACTGTTGAAGGTATGTGAGCCCATGCTCCACGTAATAGATAAAGCTATAGGCGTTGTGATAGCTCTTTTGTTCGGAATGCTCAACCTGTTGATTTTGATAACAATTTTTTAGTAATTTCTGTGCGGTTTCAACGGATTGAAAAGGGGAGAATAAATGTAAGTATGGAGCTGTCAATGAATCCACGTCCTCATAAAAAATAGTATAGTTAGAATAATTAGAAAAAATAAACTTATGTTACCATCCTTGACAGTATTTTGTCCAGTTGATACTCTACTATAAATATTATCGAGTTTAAGAAGGGGGAAAATTTTGTCATGTGGGAAAATAAATTTGCTAAAGAAGGCTTAACATTTGATGATGTTCTTTTGGTTCCATCCAAGTCTGAGGTATTACCAAGGGATGTAGATTTAAAAGTGAAGTTAACAGAGACATTGCAATTAAACATTCCGATTATCAGTGCAGGGATGGATACAGTGACAGAAGCGGAGATGGCGATTGCGATGGCACGCCAAGGAGGCTTAGGTATTATTCACAAGAACATGTCCATTGAACAGCAGGCAGAACAAGTGGATAAGGTGAAACGTTCTGAACGTGGCGTTATTACTGATCCGTTCTTCTTAACCCCTGAGCATCAAGTATTTGATGCGGAGCACTTGATGGGGAAATACAGAATCTCTGGAGTTCCTATCGTTAATAACAAAGAAGAGTTAAAACTTGTTGGTATCCTGACAAACCGTGATCTTCGATTCATTCAGGATTTCTCCATTCCCATTTCAGATGTCATGACAAAAGAAAACCTTGTAACTGCTTCTGTAGGAACAACTTTACAAGAAGCAGAAAGCATCTTGCAAAAGTATAAGATTGAAAAGCTTCCTCTTGTAGATGAAGCTGGCGTATTAAAAGGACTTATTACGATTAAAGATATAGAGAAAGTCATTGAATTCCCTCACTCTGCTAAAGATGACCAAGGACGTTTATTGGTTGGTGCAGCAGTAGGTGTAACTGGAGATACGATGCTTCGCGTTGAGAAGTTGGTACAAAAGAGCGTGGATGCTATTGTAGTGGATACGGCACATGGCCATTCTCAAGGTGTTCTTGATACGGTGAGAAAAATAAGAGACAAATATCCGAACTTGAACATTATCGCCGGGAATGTTGCAACAGCAGAAGCTACAAGAGATTTAGTAGAAGCTGGAGCGAATGTAGTGAAGGTAGGTATCGGGCCGGGCTCCATTTGTACGACTCGAGTAGTGGCCGGTGTAGGCGTCCCGCAAATCACTGCAGTATATGATTGCGCAACAGAGGCACGTAAGCTTGGAGTTTCCGTTATTGCAGACGGTGGAATCAAGTATTCCGGTGACATTGTAAAAGCACTTGCTGCTGGTGGACATGCCGTTATGCTGGGCAGTATGTTGGGTGGTACATCAGAAAGCCCTGGGGATACAGAAATTTTCCAAGGCAGACGTTTTAAAGTCTACCGCGGCATGGGCTCTGTTGGGGCGATGGAAAAAGGAAGTAAAGATCGTTATTTCCAAGAAGATAATAAAAAGTTCGTTCCAGAAGGTATTGAAGGACGCATTCCTTATAAAGGACCTGTTGCAGACACTATTTACCAAATGGTTGGCGGTCTGCGGTCCGGCATGGGGTATTGCGGTACAAAAGACTTACAAGCATTAAGAGAAAATGCACAATTTGTGAAAATGACAGGTGCCGGGCTTCGTGAAAGCCATCCGCATGATGTACAAATCACGAAAGAATCCCCTAACTATTCCGTTTAAGGAAGGGGCATAGGAGATTAGTCTTATATACGGACAGAGAAAGAAGTGGTCTTTCTCTGTCTATTTTTTTTGGACATAGTGTGATAAAATAACGACTATGTGAAAAAAATCTGGAGGTAAGACAAGGTGAAAAGAAGCTTTAAACAATTGTTCGTCGGTTTATTAGTACTTACGCTTATGGTTTCAATATTTCCTGGTAAATCTGCTCAAGCAGAAGAAAATGATTTCCTGAATATAAACGCGAAAGCTGCTATATTAATAGAATTTAGTACAGGAAAAATTATCTATCAAAAAAATGTAGATGAGGCACTTCCTGTTGCAAGTATGACAAAGATGATGACAGAGTACTTACTTCTTGAAGCAATTGAAGAAGGGAAATTGGATTGGTCCAAAGAAGTGATTCTGAGTGACTATGCACAAGCGATCTCTCAAAAGTATCCTGAGTTATCCAATGTCCCTATGAGAAAGCAAGAACCGTATACGATTAAAGAACTTTATGAAGCAATGGCAATCTATTCTGCGAACGGAGCTACCATTGCATTAGCTGAGGCTATTGCAGGGTCAGAAACGAAATTTGTAGAAATGATGAATGCGAAAGCGGAAGAAATAGGTTTAGAGAATTACAATTTCGTTAACTCTACAGGATTAAACAATGAGGATCTTGCTGTCGGTGGAGTCCCTATGCACCCTGAAGGAACGGATGCTAATGAAGAAACGACCCTTTCGGCTAAGGACACTGCAAGATTAGCACACCGTCTACTTACTGATTATCCTGAAATCTTAGATACAGCAAGCATTCCATTTAAAGTGTTCAGAGAAGGTACACCTGATGCCATCGATATGCCGAACTGGAATAAGATGTTGTTCACAGAAGAGTTAAAGGTACAATTTGAAGGAATTGACGGATTGAAGACTGGTTCTACAGATGCAGCTGGGTTCAACTTTACCGGTACTGCTGAAAGAGACGGAATGAGAGTAATATCTGTCGTAATGAACACAACAAACGATGAAGGTGTCTCTACAGAGATTTCCCGTTTTATTGAAACGAAAAAACTTATGACTCATGCATTCGGTAGTTACTCTGTACAAGAATTGTTTCCTGGCGAGTATCAAATTGAAGGCGAGTCCATCCTTCCTGTAACAAAAGGGAAAGAAGACAAAGTAGAAATTCATACAAAAGAACCATTCAAGACACTTGTCAAAGATGGCAATAAAGATAACTTTAAACCTCAATTTGAAATCAACGAAAAGCTCCTGAACGAAGAAGGAGAATTAACAGCTCCGGTAAAAGAAGGAGATAGCGTTGGTGTAATGAAAGTGACTCAAGAAGGCGGCCAAGATTATGGCTATCTTTTCGGTAACGATCAAGAAGGTGCAACAGTAGAGTTGGTAACAAAAGAAGGCGTGGAAAAAGCGAACTGGTTCGTATTATCCATGCGTGCAGTTGGTGGATTCTTTTCCGATCTTTGGTCCACAGTAGCTGGAGCAGTTAAAGGATTATTTTAATTAATGAATGTATAATGCTTGAAGGCCCATCTTCACAGAGGATGGACTTTCAGGCATTTTCCTTATAAATGAAGGATGGGTAATTTCATTTATCGGGGAAATACTACCTGAAGATTAAGGGTTTCACAAAAGCCGAATCTTTCTAAATAGTGGCAGGGTAATCTTTCGATATTTTATTAGGATTTTTCTAAAATTTAAGGTAAAATAAAGAGCGTGTTAGTAAATTATATGGACTTGCTCCATTTTATGAAAAAATTATTTTATACATATAGGGGGACTTATCGATGACACATCAAACAGGTACAGATCGTGTAAAACGTGGAATGGCAGAAATGCAAAAAGGCGGCGTTATCATGGACGTTGTCAATGCTGAGCAGGCGAAAATTGCAGAAGAAGCTGGTGCAGTTGCTGTAATGGCATTAGAGCGTGTTCCTGCTGATATCCGTGCAGCTGGTGGAGTTGCCCGAATGGCAGATCCAACGATTGTGGACGAAGTAATGAAAGCTGTATCTATTCCGGTAATGGCTAAAGCTCGTATCGGACATATCGTAGAAGCGCGCGTATTGGAAGCAATGGGTGTGGATTACATCGATGAGAGTGAAGTATTGACTCCAGCGGATGAGGAATATCACTTGGACAAGCGTCAATACAAAGTACCATTCGTATGTGGTTGCCGTGACCTTGGAGAAGCTGCTCGCCGTATTGGTGAAGGTGCATCTATGCTTCGTACTAAAGGTGAGCCAGGAACAGGAAACATCGTGGAAGCGGTTCGTCACATCCGTAAAGTGAACGCACAAGTTCGCAAAGTGGTTGGAATGAACGAAGATGAATTGATGACAGAAGCTAAGCTTTTAGGCGCTCCATTTGAGTTGCTTCTTGAAATCAAGCGTACTGGTAAACTTCCGGTAGTAAACTTCGCAGCAGGCGGAATTGCAACTCCAGCTGATGCAGCGTTGATGATGCAATTGGGTTCTGACGGGGTATTTGTTGGATCGGGTATCTTCAAATCCGAAAACCCTGCGAAATTTGCCCGTGCTATCGTGGAAGCGACTACTCATTACCAAGATTATGAACTAATTGCAAGCCTGTCCAAAGGATTGGGTACAGCGATGAAAGGCATCGAAATTTCTACACTATTACCTGAAAATCGCATGCAAGAGCGTGGCTGGTAAGTAAAGGAGTTTTAACGTATGGTGAAAGTTGGGGTCTTAGGACTTCAAGGTGCGGTTCGGGAACATGTTAGATCCATCGAGGCATCTGGAGCAGAAGCAGTAGTAGTAAAAAGAGCAGAACAGCTCTCTGAAATAGACGGCCTGATCATACCGGGAGGCGAAAGCACGACGATGCGCCGACTGATTGATAAGTATTCATTCATGGAGCCTTTGCGCGAATTCGGTGCAAGCGGCAAGCCTGTTTTTGGTACATGTGCCGGTCTCATTTTAATTGCAAATGAAATTGTTGGCTATGATGAGCCACACTTGGCATTTATGGATGCGAAGGTGGAGCGTAACTCATTCGGACGTCAGGTAGACAGCTTTGAAGCAAAACTGGATATTGCAGGGATAGCAGAAGATTTTGTCGGCGTATTCATCCGTGCTCCACATATTGTAGAAGTGGGAGAAGATGTTGAGGTTCTCTGTAAGCATAACGGCCGTATCGTAGCTGCTCGTCAAGGTCAGTTCTTAGGTTGTTCGTTCCATCCAGAATTGACGGATGACCACCGTATTACACAGTATTTCGTCAATATGGTGAAAGAGTCCAAGTAAATTTAGGTATAAAACTATTGCAAGTATGAGAAACTTGTAGTAGATTATCTAATAAGAAAATATTGTTAAAGCGTTGATAGGAAAAAGTAGCAGGTTGCCCATACTTTTAGAGAGTCGGTGGTTGGTGAGAACCGATGTATGACATTTGCGAATCCATCCTTGAGCACTTGGCCGAATTGCCTCTAGCAGGCATAGTAAGTCAATTCGGTAAGATTATTACCGTTATCGAATGAAGTGGGAGAAGGCGTTATGTCTTTTTCAACAAGGGTGGCAACACGGGAATATAACTCTCGTCCCTATTTAGGGGACGGGGGTTTTTTGTGTTCTCAAGATTCCTGCGGAACTCCCTGTTGATTTCCGTTCCAGGTATTCTCTTTCCGCGGGGCGTGAGCTTGAGCCTCCTCACAACGCTTCAGGGGTCTCAACCTACCGCTACCTCCCGCCGGAGTCTCATACCTTGCACTACAATCAACAGGGGACATCCCTAACGTTATTTTGGAAGTAAAAAAAGGAGGAATAAACATGTTGGATTTGAAGTTATTGCGTGCGAATTTTGAGGAGATTAAGGGAAAGCTGCAGCATAGAGGGGAAGATTTGTCAGACTTGGACCGCTTTGAAGAGCTGGATGCGAAAAGAAGAGACCTTCTTGTTCAAACAGAGCAATTGAAAAGTAAGCGTAATGAGGTTTCTCAGCAAATTGCTGCCATGAAACGCGAAAAGCAAGATGCTGATCACTTGATCAAGGAAATGCGTGAAGTAGGAGACAAGGTTAAGGAATTGGATGAAGAGTTAAGAGGAGTAGAAGAAG
Proteins encoded in this region:
- the pdxT gene encoding pyridoxal 5'-phosphate synthase glutaminase subunit PdxT translates to MVKVGVLGLQGAVREHVRSIEASGAEAVVVKRAEQLSEIDGLIIPGGESTTMRRLIDKYSFMEPLREFGASGKPVFGTCAGLILIANEIVGYDEPHLAFMDAKVERNSFGRQVDSFEAKLDIAGIAEDFVGVFIRAPHIVEVGEDVEVLCKHNGRIVAARQGQFLGCSFHPELTDDHRITQYFVNMVKESK
- a CDS encoding D-alanyl-D-alanine carboxypeptidase family protein, translating into MKRSFKQLFVGLLVLTLMVSIFPGKSAQAEENDFLNINAKAAILIEFSTGKIIYQKNVDEALPVASMTKMMTEYLLLEAIEEGKLDWSKEVILSDYAQAISQKYPELSNVPMRKQEPYTIKELYEAMAIYSANGATIALAEAIAGSETKFVEMMNAKAEEIGLENYNFVNSTGLNNEDLAVGGVPMHPEGTDANEETTLSAKDTARLAHRLLTDYPEILDTASIPFKVFREGTPDAIDMPNWNKMLFTEELKVQFEGIDGLKTGSTDAAGFNFTGTAERDGMRVISVVMNTTNDEGVSTEISRFIETKKLMTHAFGSYSVQELFPGEYQIEGESILPVTKGKEDKVEIHTKEPFKTLVKDGNKDNFKPQFEINEKLLNEEGELTAPVKEGDSVGVMKVTQEGGQDYGYLFGNDQEGATVELVTKEGVEKANWFVLSMRAVGGFFSDLWSTVAGAVKGLF
- a CDS encoding YaaC family protein, which translates into the protein MTAPYLHLFSPFQSVETAQKLLKNCYQNQQVEHSEQKSYHNAYSFIYYVEHGLTYLQQSSNTPTSIKPVLLFYGMVQLIKACLLTVDPLYPESTSVLAHGVSTRKRKKQSYEFIQDEVKIQKNGLFSHFSDKMFHVKQIEGTKFSMQELLFTIPELERTIKINKNKTPFLPVGKMTDEFIKVPLTILDDYKMTQDRFKQYFQKQTSYEFDSQKNNQLLFKCSKNQGPLNCSPLLFHLEQEALFIPRKKEKLTIFPEILNHYLILYNLSMICRYETEWWGELLHTFTSSDLSLIQQFLETTSAKIPFYLHEYLVGAFGID
- the guaB gene encoding IMP dehydrogenase gives rise to the protein MWENKFAKEGLTFDDVLLVPSKSEVLPRDVDLKVKLTETLQLNIPIISAGMDTVTEAEMAIAMARQGGLGIIHKNMSIEQQAEQVDKVKRSERGVITDPFFLTPEHQVFDAEHLMGKYRISGVPIVNNKEELKLVGILTNRDLRFIQDFSIPISDVMTKENLVTASVGTTLQEAESILQKYKIEKLPLVDEAGVLKGLITIKDIEKVIEFPHSAKDDQGRLLVGAAVGVTGDTMLRVEKLVQKSVDAIVVDTAHGHSQGVLDTVRKIRDKYPNLNIIAGNVATAEATRDLVEAGANVVKVGIGPGSICTTRVVAGVGVPQITAVYDCATEARKLGVSVIADGGIKYSGDIVKALAAGGHAVMLGSMLGGTSESPGDTEIFQGRRFKVYRGMGSVGAMEKGSKDRYFQEDNKKFVPEGIEGRIPYKGPVADTIYQMVGGLRSGMGYCGTKDLQALRENAQFVKMTGAGLRESHPHDVQITKESPNYSV
- the pdxS gene encoding pyridoxal 5'-phosphate synthase lyase subunit PdxS, translating into MTHQTGTDRVKRGMAEMQKGGVIMDVVNAEQAKIAEEAGAVAVMALERVPADIRAAGGVARMADPTIVDEVMKAVSIPVMAKARIGHIVEARVLEAMGVDYIDESEVLTPADEEYHLDKRQYKVPFVCGCRDLGEAARRIGEGASMLRTKGEPGTGNIVEAVRHIRKVNAQVRKVVGMNEDELMTEAKLLGAPFELLLEIKRTGKLPVVNFAAGGIATPADAALMMQLGSDGVFVGSGIFKSENPAKFARAIVEATTHYQDYELIASLSKGLGTAMKGIEISTLLPENRMQERGW